A region of Vicia villosa cultivar HV-30 ecotype Madison, WI unplaced genomic scaffold, Vvil1.0 ctg.002403F_1_1, whole genome shotgun sequence DNA encodes the following proteins:
- the LOC131638750 gene encoding nuclear-pore anchor-like isoform X3 has translation MPLFLSDEEFSRLSGDTTAVAAKADTFIRGLLNELDTVRAKADASDINAEQNCSLVEQKYLSLSAEFSKLESHASNLQSSLDQHLRDLSDAQAKNHQFQLQLVEKDREIERLRMEVSELHKSKRQLIELNEQKDLELSEKNTTIRSYLDKIVHSTENASHKEARLSELEAEMGRCRAACTRLEQEKEIVERQNAWLNEELTAKTNSFLELRRKHSESETDISSKLADVERQLSECSKSLQWNKDRVRELEMKLKSTQEELISAKDAAATNEEQLSTELSTVNKLNGLYKESSEELSRKAADLEGAIKAMESHLKQVEDDYKDRLEKEFSVRKQFEKEAADLKEKLEKCEAEIEASKNMNELSILPLRTFSTEPWLTSVVADITDEGNNAIVPKLPVGVSGTALAASLLRDGWSLAKMYAKYQEAVDALRHEQLGRKESEAILQRVLYELEEKAEAIEDERVEHEKMADAYSLMNQKLQNSLNENSYLEKTTLELKADLKRHERDYNLAQTEIDDLRKQVTVLLKECQDIQVRCGSFGNNINANATNIASRTSTNTEAENVISEHLTQLTFKDINGLVEQNVQLRSLVRSLSGQLENQEVEFKDKLEMELKKHTEEAASKVAAVLQRAEEQGQMIESLHASVAMYKRLYEEEHSLHLSHTHSTNALAAAAEVGRNNVKTSIESSQEAAKKSLEKAAERVRCLEDDLAKSRSEIIVLRSERDKMELEANFVRERLDSFMKEFDYQKAEAKGILARNVEFSQLVVDYQRKLRESSESLNAAEELSRRLSMELSALKNEKEVLSNAEKRASDEVRNLSERMYRLQATLGTIQSAEEVREEARVAERVKQEEHSKKLEREWAEAKKELQEERENVRRLTLDRDQTMKNSLRQVEDMSKELTNALGALASAESRAAVAEAKLSSIQKQMGSTKGKLVNMDSVGGPSSLSNDEVTAELQAAKEEIEKLKEEVHANKAHMLQYKSIAEVNEDALKQIESTHEDYKIEVDNTKKALEAELHSLREKVSELERESSLKSEEAVSATAGKEEALTSALAEIANLKEEILTKTSQISEMEVQMSGLKEHLDKEHQKWRSAQTNYERQVILQSETIQELTKTSELLASLQEEASKLRKLTDAQKSENNELKAKWEEEKARLEKSKYDAEKKYDEINEQNKILHSQLEAVHIQRAEKERNAAGISSGNSGDTFGDAGLQNVVNYLRRSKEIAETEVSLLKQEKLRLQSQLESALKAAESAHASLEAQREKSKSFMFTEEEFKSLQLQAREMNLLRESNMQLREENKHNFEECQKLRGLAEKARAEIENLENHLREREIELEGNKNEIETLKAEKEHLNHKVSELLERCKNVDAEDYDRDKLKDRDAQIEETSKIISEKQESLSRLEQDLSNCKLELVDKEKRINEILKIEANLKQDVERNRKLLAHFKKKTDLLSREKEDLGKENQQLSKQLDEIKQQGKRSTSDTTGEQAMNQEKDTRIQILEKTLERVRAELNKEKEDKSMEKNKRLKSEKAIMDSYTNVEQEKKQFTNELERHKDALKRLFDEVEKLKIIVGNLPEGTNVAQLLSGSNVDDLSAPYISAVENFEKEAHAVIVEFGGRATLGDTSTVMDTSAAATGSVVHAQPPSIVPLAAPVTSSLPPKATGESEKRFALAKSSIETRKTARRLVRPRLVKPDEPQGDTEMSDVEGLGGNKPGPSSDTETQSNLASSSQPVARKRVAPSSTSELREESVASGEKGSDVVAPALKKSKGSESPEESGEEQPATNPEFTSSNPVAEESFESGELPQGQNEDVSEAQNDDEIAVGKDEESKDPLHLDGTSQEELEVENLDQSAQTKMISDEVQRDQTEADNQQSTLPLSSEAEEGELLPEAGDPEGASDAPNIENQESREATPELSPARGDDDALEAGEINSPEVSGDDKNDEGDLVEDAADGSDKLVDANEQTSVESGQVAEPASVASESNLQSSVAESSPSKLPVPKQVATSVPSETEEVKPTSPVSGTATTTTINLQERARERAQLRQAAQFSTTTRARGRAPRGRVVRGRGRRPPSNDA, from the exons ATGCCGCTCTTCCTCTCCGACGAAGAGTTCTCCCGCCTCTCCGGCGACACCACCGCCGTAGCCGCAAAAGCCGACACCTTCATCCGCGGCCTCCTCAACGAACTCGACACCGTCCGCGCTAAAGCCGATGCCTCCGACATCAACGCTGAACAGAATTGCTCTCTCGTTGAGCAGAAGTATCTCTCCCTCTCTGCCGAGTTCTCCAAGCTCGAATCGCACGCTTCTAACCTCCAATCTTCCCTTGATCAACATCTTCGTGACCTCTCTGATGCACAAGCGAAgaatcaccaatttcaattacaATTG GTTGAGAAGGATAGAGAGATAGAGCGGTTAAGGATGGAGGTGAGCGAGCTGCACAAGTCAAAAAGGCAGTTGATTGAGTTGAATGAACAGAAGGATTTGGAGCTTAGTGAGAAGAACACAACCATCAGAAGCTATCTTGATAAGATT GTTCATTCGACAGAAAATGCTTCCCATAAGGAAGCACGCCTTAGTGAACTTGAGGCAGAAATGGGAAGATGCCGGGCTGCTTGCACTCGCCTTGAGCAG GAAAAGGAGATTGTTGAGCGGCAGAATGCTTGGCTTAATGAGGAGTTGACTGCTAAAACTAACAGTTTCTTAGAGCTGCGCAGAAAACATTCAGAATCAGAAACCGACATATCTTCTAAACTCGCAGAT GTTGAAAGACAGTTGAGTGAATGCTCTAAATCTCTGCAATGGAATAAGGATAGAGTAAGGGAGCTTGAAATGAAACTTAAATCTACGCAAGAG GAATTAATATCAGCTAAAGATGCTGCTGCAACCAACGAAGAGCAATTATCTACTGAACTTTCAACT GTCAATAAGCTGAACGGGCTTTACAAAGAGAGTTCCGAGGAATTGTCAAGAAAAGCAGCGGACCTAGAGGGTGCTATAAAAGCGATGGAG TCGCACCTAAAGCAAGTTGAAGATGATTACAAAGACAGACTCGAGAAGGAATTTTCTGTTAGAAAGCAGTTTGAAAAG GAGGCTGCTGATTTGAAAGAAAAGCTTGAGAAGTGTGAAGCAGAAATTGAGGCAAGCAAAAATATGAATGAACTAAGCATTCTTCCACTAAGAACCTTCTCCACTGAACC GTGGCTGACATCTGTTGTAGCTGATATTACGGATGAAGGCAATAATGCGATAGTCCCAAAACTCCCTGTTGGGGTTTCTGGAACAGCATTAGCTGCATCACTTTTGCGAGATGGGTGGAGT TTGGCGAAGATGTATGCAAAATACCAAGAGGCTGTTGATGCTTTGAGACACGAACAATTGGGAAGGAAGGAGTCAGAGGCAATTTTACAACGG GTTCTATATGAGTTGGAGGAGAAAGCCGAAGCCATAGAAGATGAGAGAG TGGAACATGAAAAAATGGCTGATGCATACTCTTTGATgaaccaaaaattgcaaaacTCCCTCAATGAAAATTCTTACTTGGAGAAAACCACCCTGGAACTAAAG GCTGACCTCAAAAGGCATGAACGTGATTATAATCTTGCTCAGACAGAAATTGACGACCTTCGAAAACAG GTGACAGTACTTTTGAAGGAATGCCAAGACATACAAGTTCGTTGTGGGTCTTTTGGTAATAATATTAATGCGAATGCAACTAATATTGCCTCAAGAACAAGTACAAACACTGAAGCTGAAAACGTCATATCAGAGCacctt ACACAGTTAACCTTCAAGGACATAAATGGACTAGTTGAGCAGAATGTTCAACTCAGAAGTCTTGTACGCAGTCTCTCTGGACAACTTGAAAATCAGGAGGTGGAATTCAAG GACAAACTTGAAATGGAACTCAAAAAACATACTGAAGAAGCTGCTTCTAAAGTTGCGGCTGTTCTGCAGAGAGCGGAAGAGCAAGGACAGATGATTGAATCGCTTCATGCATCT GTTGCCATGTATAAGAGGTTGTATGAGGAGGAGCATAGTCTTCATTTATCTCACACCCATTCTACAAACGCTCTTGCAG CTGCTGCAGAAGTTGGAAGAAACAACGTCAAGACTTCAATTGAAAGTTCACAG GAAGCTGCTAAGAAGTCTCTTGAAAAAGCTGCAGAGCGTGTAAGATGTCTTGAGGATGATTTAGCAAAGTCTAG GAGCGAGATTATTGTATTACGATCAGAGCGTGACAAAATGGAACTAGAAGCAAATTTTGTTAGAGAACGGCTCGATAGCTTTATGAAGGAATTTGATTACCAG AAAGCTGAAGCAAAAGGCATTTTAGCAAGAAATGTGGAGTTTTCTCAGCTAGTTGTCGATTACCAAAGAAAATTGCGGGAGAGTTCAGAGTCATTGAATGCTGCTGAGGAGCTCTCTCGGAGACTTTCTATGGAG TTGTCGGCTTTAAAGAATGAAAAGGAAGTCTTATCAAATGCTGAAAAGAGAGCATCTGATGAGGTTCGCAATTTATCTGAAAGGATGTACCGCTTGCAG GCTACATTGGGTACCATACAGAGTGCTGAAGAAGTTCGAGAG GAAGCAAGAGTTGCGGAGAGggtaaaacaagaagaacattcaAAGAAATTGGAG AGGGAATGGGCTGAAGCCAAGAAAGAGTTAcaggaagagagagaaaatgtgcGAAGACTTACGCTTGATCGGGACCAGACCATGAAAAATTCTCTGAGACAGGTTGAGGATATGAGCAAAGAGTTAACTAATGCACTGGGTGCACTTGCATCTGCAGAATCCCGGGCTGCTGTGGCTGAG GCAAAACTCTCAAGTATTCAGAAACAAATGGGTTCCACAAAGGGGAag CTTGTCAATATGGATTCAGTGGGCGGTCCTTCCAGTTTATCTAATGACGAG GTTACTGCTGAATTGCAAGCAGCAAAAGAAGAGATTGAGAAACTGAAAGAAGAAGTCCATGCTAACAAGGCGCACATGCTGCAG TATAAGAGCATTGCCGAGGTGAATgaagatgcattgaaacaaatagAAAGTACACATGAGGACTACAAGATAGAG GTTGACAATACAAAGAAAGCTCTAGAAGCTGAACTTCATTCACTTAGAGAGAAGGTTTCAGAGCTTGAAAGAGAATCTAGTTTGAAATCTGAAGAGGCGGTATCTGCAACTGCTGGAAAGGAAGAGGCTCTGACATCTGCTTTGGCTGAGATAGCAAATCTTAAAGAAGAAATTTTAACCAAAAC TTCTCAAATTTCAGAGATGGAAGTTCAGATGTCTGGTTTAAAGGAACACCTGGACAAGGAGCATCAGAAATGGCGTTCTGCTCAAACGAATTATGAAAGACAA GTTATTCTCCAGTCTGAGACTATTCAGGAGTTGACTAAAACATCTGAATTGCTAGCCTCATTGCAGGAGGAGGCATCTAAATTGCGTAAATTAACTGATGCTCAGAAAAGTGAAAAT AATGAACTAAAGGCTAAGTGGGAAGAGGAAAAGGCAAGACTTGAGAAGTCTAAGTACGATGCTGAGAAAAAATACGATGAAATTAATGAGCAG AATAAAATCCTACATAGCCAACTGGAGGCGGTGCATATTCAACGGGCTGAGAAAGAGCGCAATGCTGCCGGTATTTCATCTGGAAATAGTGGTGATACATTTGGCGATGCTGGCCTTCAGAATGTTGTCAATTATCTCCGCCGTTCAAAAGAAATT GCAGAAACAGAAGTTTCATTGTTAAAACAGGAAAAGCTGAGATTACAGTCACAG CTTGAGAGTGCTCTGAAGGCAGCAGAATCTGCACATGCATCTCTAGAAGCTCAGCGtgaaaaatcaaaatcatttatgTTTACTGAAGAAGAATTCAAATCATTACAGCTTCAG GCCAGGGAAATGAACTTGCTTCGTGAGAGTAATATGCAGCTCAGGGAAGAAAATAAGCACAATTTTGAGGAGTGTCAG aAATTGCGTGGAttagcagaaaaggccagagctgAGATAGAGAATCTAGAGAATCATCTAAGGGAAAGAGAAATTGAGCTGGAAGGTAATAAAAATGAGATTGAAACACTAAAAGCGGAAAAGGAGCATCTCAACCACAAGGTTTCCGAG TTACTTGAAAGGTGTAAAAATGTTGACGCCGAAGATTATGATCGG GATAAACTAAAGGACAGGGATGCCCAGATTGAGGAAACTAGCAAAATTATTTCTGAAAAGCAGGAATCTCTTTCACGTCTAGAGCAAGACCTTTCAAACTGCAAATTAGAGCTTGTGGATAAAGAGAAGAGAATTAACGAGATTCTTAAAATTGAG GCTAACCTAAAACAGGATGTGGAGAGGAATAGGAAACTGCTGGCCCACTTTAAG AAAAAGACTGATCTGTTATCAAGGGAGAAGGAAGATCTAGGGAAAGAGAATCAGCAGCTTTCTAAACAATTAGATGAAATTAAACAACAAG GGAAAAGGTCAACGAGTGATACAACTGGTGAACAAGCAATGAATCAAGAAAAGGACACCAGAATACAG ATTCTGGAAAAAACACTGGAGAGAGTGAGAGCTGAATTAAATAAGGAGAAGGAAGACAAATCTATGGAGAAAAATAAACGACTGAAAAGTGAGAAGGCCATAATGGACTCTTACACCAATGTTGAGCAG GAGAAAAAACAGTTTACTAATGAACTCGAGAGGCATAAGGATGCTCTAAAACGATTGTTTGATGAAGTCGAAAAGCTTAAGATTATTGTTGGCAATCTTCCCGAG GGAACCAATGTTGCTCAGCTTCTTTCCGGATCCAATGTAGATGACTTATCTGCTCCTTATATATCTGctgttgaaaattttgaaaaggaAGCTCATGCAGTAATTGTTGAGTTTGGTGGCCGTGCCACTCTTGGAGATACATCAACAGTTATGGATACTTCAGCAGCTGCTACAG GTTCTGTGGTCCATGCTCAACCCCCTAGCATAGTACCCTTGGCGGCCCCTGTAACAAGCAGCTTACCACCCAAGGCCACTGGTGAAAGTGAGAAAAGGTTTGCACTGGCAAAATCTAGTATTGAAACCCGTAAAACTGCCAGGAGGTTAGTCAGACCGCGACTAGTAAAACCAGATGAACCTCAGGGTGACACTGAAATGTCTGATGTTGAAGGACTTGGGGGCAACAAACCTGGACCTTCTAGTGACACAGAGACCCAAAGTAATTTAGCTTCATCATCTCAACCAGTGGCTCGGAAACGTGTTGCTCCCAGCTCAACATCTGAATTACGTGAAGAATCTGTCGCTTCTGGTGAGAAGGGTTCTGATGTAGTAGCGCCCGCATTAAAGAAATCCAAAGGATCAGAGTCTCCCGAAGAGAGCGGCGAAGAACAGCCTGCTACAAACCCTGAATTCACTAGCAGTAATCCAGTTGCTGAAGAATCATTTGAAAGTGGTGAGTTACCACAAGGCCAAAATGAGGATGTCAGTGAGGCTCAAAATGATGATGAGATTGCTGTTGGGAAGGATGAAGAATCCAAAGATCCATTACACTTGGATGGTACTAGTCAAGAGGAATTAGAAGTTGAGAATCTGGATCAATCAGCGCAAACAAAAATGATTTCTGATGAGGTGCAGAGGGATCAAACTGAGGCAGACAACCAGCAATCAACCTTACCTCTCAGTAGTGAGGCAGAAGAAGGTGAGTTGTTGCCAGAAGCCGGAGATCCTGAGGGTGCTTCTGATGCACCTAACATAGAAAACCAAGAATCTCGGGAAGCAACCCCTGAACTTTCTCCAGCTAGGGGTGATGACGATGCTTTAGAGGCCGGTGAGATTAATTCACCTGAAGTTTCTGGTGATGATAAGAATGATGAAGGTGACTTAGTAGAGGATGCCGCTGACGGTTCTGATAAATTAGTTGATGCCAATGAACAAACATCAGTTGAGAGTGGTCAGGTAGCTGAGCCTGCTTCTGTTGCAAGTGAGAGTAATTTGCAGAGCAGCGTTGCAGAGAGTAGTCCCTCTAAATTACCCGTTCCAAAGCAAGTGGCGACCAGTGTCCCCTCGGAAACCGAAGAGGTAAAGCCAACGTCACCAGTTAGTGGTACGGCAACTACAACCACCATCAATTTACAAGAGCGAGCTCGGGAAAGGGCTCAATTGAGACAAGCTGCACAGTTTTCCACCACAACAAGAGCTCGTGGAAGAGCTCCCCGTGGCCGGGTTGTTCGGGGTCGTGGACGCAGACCACCATCTAACGATGCATGA